The genomic stretch CATGTGTGATAGCAGTGACACCGTTGTGCTCAAGTCTAGCTATATGTTTCTTCCTCGTGCGGTGACTGGCATGTAAGTGGAATAATTTAGTGTTGGCGTCACCCTCTTTTAGGAAGAGAAGCCTGGACCGTTGGCGTGCAATGGTGCGCTCGAGGGAAGAGAGGCCAAGGACTTTGCATTTGAGCTGACTCCTTAAATGGGCTTCCTCTTGTGATAGGAGCCTGATCTCCTGCGCCCGGTCCAGCCACAGGATCAGAGCTCTGGCAATCATGAGCTGTACTTTGACATCGCCCACTTTCCTACTACTCCACTGCTGCAACGCCATGGAGGTCCGCTTGAGCTTCTGGTCAAGGGAGATGAACGGGTCGTTCGTGGCCGTCGGCCCACCCCAGGCCCCCTGGACAGCTTCAAGGAATCCCGGCATCCGAACCCATCACGGTTCAAAGTGAAAACGACGCTTGGGGAGATAGCTGGTGTTGGACGCCAATAAAAGTGGGCAATGATCAGAGATGTCCGTCGATAGAGCCTGGAGCATTGCAAAACAATAGCAAACTTCCCAATCCACTGACACTAGAACACGATCAAGCTGTGCCATAACCGGGGTTTGTCGCTCATTACTCCATGTGTATCTTCTGCCCTGGAGGTAGATCTCCTTCAGGTTGACATCATCCACGAAACGCCGGAAGCGACCGATATTGCGACGATTAATGTTGGAGGTGCTTTTCTCCGTTGCTCGCAAAATGAGGTTGAAGTCCCCTACAACGAGCCACCTAGACGAGGCCAGAGAGTGAACTAAGCGCAGCTCCTCGAGGAATTCAACTTTGTCCTGGCTGAGGTCCGTAGACGTTAGTCAGTGTCCAAGGCATGTCATGGCCTTGAATTAGAGCTGAAATGGTTAAGGAGTGGCGTCCCCCATGCAAACGCACACAAGAAACATCTGGGCTTTTGCAGGCGATCAGGATGCCCCCTCTGGTTCCTTCAGCCGGTAGATAATCGAACCACGAGAAGGAGCTGCCCAGCATTCCAGCAACAATGAAAGGTGAGATTACACTCATTTTAGTCTCCTGAATACATACGATTGACGCCATCGAGTCGGACACCACAGAGCGTAGAGCTTCACGACGGGAACGTGCGTTCCGGCCGCGGACGTTCCACACCAGCATATTTATATTTGCAACTTCCATTAGAAAGCGCAGCCACAGTCAGCAGGGTACAACAGCAGCGTTAGACGCTGATCACCCCAGATTGGCTCACAAGGTGCATTAGCTGGGCGTCAGTGAGGCCGTTAGCCATCGGTAGGATGTCGCGAAGCGCAGCAAAATGCTGGGGCTGCATAGAGGAAGACAGGAACTTGTCGAAATTGCGGGGAGTGGCGCAGTTGTCGTCAGCATCCTGGGACAGAACACACAACTTCTTCATGGCGAGGATCTCGCCCTTGCGGGATGGGCGGACTGCAACATTGAGGGGTTTGGTGGCGAGCCGGTTGCTACGGCGGGGCGTCTCTTTAGTGACGAGCGGCACCGCTTGGATCAGGGGGCGTTCCGCCAGCGGGGGATCCAGGGGCAATCGAACACTATGGAGGAAGGCCTCAGTTCTCTCCCGCACCACcaaggaggaagagggggaCGGTGGTGACTCTAGCTAAGGTTCCGGAGGTGTAGTCATCACCTGCGTCGGCGGCACCTGCTCAGACGAAGAGGGGTCCGCCGGCAACCCCTGCGAGCGACGGGGACGTCTGGAATACGTGCAGGGAGGGGTTGGGTGCTCCCAGGCCTGCAGAACTCCAATCTCATCCAAGCCAGGCGACTGGTCCCTCGGCAACAGAGACACAATGGTAGTTTCGAGCAACATTGGATCATCACGAGGCGGAGGCGAAGAAGACGGAATGGCCGGGAACAGATCGGGTGTGAGGTCAGCCGAAGGGCGCCTCCCAAGGCGACCTGACCCCCGATGCTCACATCCCTGCGGTGCCACAGCGACAGGGCGTGGCGGCGAAGAGTCCTGGCAATGCACCGGACGGGGCATAGCCGAGGCGGCGAGGGTGATCACGGGGTGGCCAGACGCGTCCACACAGGGGTCAGACCCGCCAAGTAGAGGTACCGACGGGCGGACGAGTGGCTGGGGTCGAGGAGAGGCCACCGCCGAGCGCGCCGTCACAGGGGCGTCGGGCCGCCGCAGCGtctgggacggcggcggcgccgaagaGACACGCCTGGAGCAGGAACCCGAAGCAGCGACATCTTCACCGCTGAAGAAGGAGCCGTCCTCGAATCCTTGCCGCGTGGGGAAACCGTGCAGCCGCGGTCCGACCCCGTCCCCTCCAGGGGCGTACCGGTCGGGGTCACCATCACGATCAGACCCCCCATCGCTGGACGGGGGTGAAGGGGATGGTGTCGGCGAGCGCGAGCGGAAATCCGCGACATGGCGAAGCCGGATGACGATGTCATAAAAAAGTCCTTTCTTCTGCCGTAGGTAAGGCGGAGGGTTCCCCCAAATACTCTGCATCATCGGGTCGTCATAAGAGACTTGCTGTTCATGCTCTACAATCCAGAGCCTACAACGCTTCGGGATACGGGCCAGGTCGTCAGTCCATCCCTGCACCTTCATCACCCGCAGGTTCAGCCCGTCACCGGGAGCAGACGCCACCTGCTCCACCCAGCAACCAGGAGCAAGGATTTTCCTAGCTGTGCGGGCGCACCAAGCGTGCGCAGGGATGCCATCCAGCTCTAGAGACACACGAAAGAGGCAAGAGCCGGCGTTCGCCCGGACCAGCCGCGTCCAGGGGCGGAGGGAGAAACGGAGATCGCCAACCTGCACAAACCGCGCATCCATAGCCGCGTCTCTGGCGCGCTGCGACGTGAAGGAGACCAGGAAACTCTCAGGCCAGAATTGGCGCACCGAGAAGTTGTCCGACCCAGCCACCGGCAATTCAGCGATCGCGCGGCGAAAGCCCTCAATTGGCAAATCCGCCGGGGCACCTGGAGCCGCCGCCAATAGAGAAAACCGAaggcgctcctcctccgcatccatGGCAGCATCTCTGGATAGGAAGCAGGTGACTTCCCCTGGGCGGCAATCCGGGTGACCGGGAGGGAAGTCGTCGATGAGGAGCTCGTTGGCGATGTCATCTTCCGAGGGGGTACCGGAACCCGACGGCCCTTCGCGAAGCGGGGGCCGCGGCGGGTTCAGCTGCAGCGATGACGTGGTCAGGGAGCCACGCGGGTGAGAGGTAGCATTGCCACCCCCTGCCACCGACCGGGGGGCCGGGGCGCCCGCCGAGCGTGTACCAAGGTGAAGCGGTGAGGGAGTGCGCCTGCCAGCGTCGCGCCCGCGAGGCGTCGGAGGGGAATCCCGACGGGCACGCACAAAGCGGCGCTCGTCCCCAAcgatggaggaggcggagctggcCGGGCTGCGCGGCCGCTTGCAGTCGCGGGCGAGGTGCCAGAACCCGTGACACCGGAAGCAACGGATGGGGCGACGACATTGGGCAATGAGGTGGCTGAAGGAGAGGCAGTTGAGGCAGCGACCATTAAGCTCCGGCGGGATGCCCTTCGCCGCAGGTCGAGGATTGAGGGCCTCCAAGAACTGGCGCTGCGCTCGGCGTTGACGCCGACGCCTCCTAGACCGGGTGCGGCGACTCTCCGCCGTAGTCCAGCCCTCGTCCGCCGCAGCATCGGAGGGGGGCAGAGGAGCGGCCGCAGATCAAACAGCCGGGGGGGCTCGGTCTCTTGGAGGGGGCCCGGGGGCCACAGAGGTCTGGCCGCGGCGCCcaagggggcggcggccggcacctCGCGGCCCCGGGGCGACGACCCCTGCCGGGGGAAGGAGGCACGGGGGAGGCGCGAGCTTGAAGGTGGGGTGGGATGGGGGAGGAGCCTTGACTggtggagggggcggcgggctgGATAGGAGGATGTCGCGGTAGGACGGCCGCGGGGAGCCTCCGTAGGAGGACGAGTCAGATCCGGACTCATCCCGCCAGCGGACCTGCTTGCCCCGACCGCCGGATGTCCCCCCGGGGAAGAAGGGTTCCGCGCAGGGGGAGAGCTTTCGGGATGGGGAGGGGGATCCTCCCAAAGTGGGGCTGGTGGTCACCGGTACCGGAGTGGCCGCCGGTGAGGGGTGGTCGTGGGGACCGGGGGCGGAGCTCAGCGGGGAGCGcggggagcggagcggagcgaGAGCCATCCCTTCGTCAGCACCTGGGAGTTCCGCCGCGGGGTCTCGTCTAGTGGTGTTCTCCGACGAGAAAGATGAGACAAGGAAAAATGTTTACAAGAAATTGATGATTCAGTTCGTGAAGGAACTTGGTGCATTCTTAACATGGTTTGGCACTACATATGCTCGACCTAAAGGCTAACCTCAAACTTTACACGCACTACGCCAAAAACAATTTGTGCTAGCACGTCAAAATTAGCGTGCTGATAGGTGGAATTAGCACTTGGCAGCATAAAGGTGACCGGAGCCGTCATGCTAGTGCCTGCCAGCACAGCCCACTGCATCTCTCCAACGGGCGAAACCTCCGGTCTTATCTTTATTTCGCCCTCCAGTCTTACCTTTATCTCTCCATCCTTATCTCCAGGCGATGGGCGAAA from Setaria italica strain Yugu1 chromosome II, Setaria_italica_v2.0, whole genome shotgun sequence encodes the following:
- the LOC111256262 gene encoding leucine-rich repeat extensin-like protein 5; the protein is MDAEEERLRFSLLAAAPGAPADLPIEGFRRAIAELPVAGSDNFSVRQFWPESFLVSFTSQRARDAAMDARFVQVGDLRFSLRPWTRLVRANAGSCLFRVSLELDGIPAHAWCARTARKILAPGCWVEQVASAPGDGLNLRVMKVQGWTDDLARIPKRCRLWIVEHEQQVSYDDPMMQSIWGNPPPYLRQKKGLFYDIVIRLRHVADFRSRSPTPSPSPPSSDGGSDRDGDPDRYAPGGDGVGPRLHGFPTRQGFEDGSFFSGEDVAASGSCSRRVSSAPPPSQTLRRPDAPVTARSAVASPRPQPLVRPSVPLLGGSDPCVDASGHPVITLAASAMPRPVHCQDSSPPRPVAVAPQGCEHRGSGRLGRRPSADLTPDLFPAIPSSSPPPRDDPMLLETTIVSLLPRDQSPGLDEIGVLQAWEHPTPPCTYSRRPRRSQGLPADPSSSEQVPPTQVMTTPPEP